The Campylobacter sp. CN_NE2 region AGTAAAATGGATAAATCCTATTTATGATATGGGCTTAAATTTGCATAAGGTTGCTGATTATTATTATATCGGCTGGCAAGAACCCAGCGCAAATTTGCATTTATTAGCTAATAAAAAGACCTTTGAAAATTTGCCAAAAGATTTGCAGATGATTTTAGAAACTTCTGCCAGACTTGCGGGTGAAAATTTTAAAAACAAAAGCTTTTTTGGCAATGCAAAAAATTTAGAAAAATTAAAAACTGATTATCCAAATATCCAAATCAAGCACTTTTCCGATGAAATTATAAACGCTTTTAAAAATGCAACGCAAGAAATTTTAGAAGAAAATTCGGCAAAAGATCCACTTTTTAAAGAGATTTTGCATAGTCAGCAAAAATTTCAAAAAATCGCCAGAGAGTGGAAAATGACAAACGAAATAGCCTTTTTAAATTCGCAAAATATCAAGCCAAAAAATGATGAAAATTTGGCGTTATTTAGTGATAAAAACGAAACGCAAAATTCGCTAAATTTGCCAAATTTGGATAAAAATTCAACTAATGACAAAAACAAAACTACTTCTGTGATAACAGGTGATGAAGCAAATTTGACGAAGTAGTCAAATTCGCCTATCTAGCAAAAATGTAAATCGCCCATATCGTTATCATCGAAAGTAGCGTTTCTAGCGTGATTATCACAGCCATTAATTCTTTATCTCCGCCAAGCTGTCCTGCTAAAATGTAGCTTGATGTGGCTGTTGGCATAGCAGCAAAAAATATGCAAACCATTGCGATAAAATCGGGCAAATTTAAAGCCGTAACGCCTATATAAACTAAAAATGGATAAAGTGCGAGTTTTAAAAATGACGAAACAAATAAATCGTTTTTTAAATTTTTAATGGCTCCAAATTTTAGTCCGGCTCCGACCGATAAAAGTCCCGTTGTAACGGCTGCTGAGCCTATTAGTTTAAAAGGCTCAAAAATTACGCTTGGCAAATTTATCAAATTTGCGCAAATTCCTATGATGCAGGCTAAAACTAGTGGATTTTTAAATATATTTTTTATAGTCAAACGCAGAGAAAATTTACCCTTTCTAACATAAATCGCAAAAATGCAAACGCAAAAAATGTTGATTAACGGTATCATAAACGCCATTAAAAAAGCCGCGATCACAAAACCTTCTTCGCCGTAAAGTGCGCCCACAATCGCTAGAAAAATATATGTGTTATAGCGAATTGCGCCTTGAAATACGGAAGTAAATTTGCTAGGGCTAAATTTGAAAATAAAATTTGATAAAACAGACAAAAGCGAAATTATAAAAAATGCTATCAAAACGACCAAAAAACCGCTCATCATAGCGCTACTTCCGTCTATTTTGGCAACCGCGATTTTATAAATCAAGAGCGAAGGCATTAAAATATAATAGGTCAAGCTATCTAAAATGTCCCAAAATTTTTGAACTTTATAAAATTTATGTTTTAAAACAAAGCCGATTATAATGAGAAAAAATATCGATAAAATCGCACTCACGATAGTTTGCATATTTAGCCTTTTTTTGAAATTTTGGTTAAATTCTTATTTAAAAACGGCGAATTTATCTAAATTTGCCGTTTTTAAATGCTAAATTTGCAAATTTATTTTACTTTTGCGATAAGTTCGATTTCGATTAATGCGCCTTTTGGTAGCGTTTTTACAGCCACGCAAGAACGAGCCGGTTTGTGTTCGCTAAAAGTCGCGCCGTAAATTTCATTTACCACTGCAAAATCGTCCATATTTGCCAAGAAAATGGTTGTTTTGACGACATTTTTGACTTCGGTATCACAAGCAGCCAAAACGGCTTTTAAATTTGCCATAACTTGTTCGGTTTGGGCTTTTATGTCGCCATCTACGAACGAGCCGTCAGGTTTAAGGGCGATTTGCCCGGAAGTAAATAAAAATCCGTTTGCGATAATCGCTTGCGAATACGGTCCTATGGCTTGTGGAGCGCTATGTGTTGAGATAATTTGCATTATTAATCCTTTCGGTAAAAAATTCATAAATTCTAGCACAACAAGGGCATTTTAGAGCTTAAATTTGATGAAATTTATTAAATTTTATAATTTTGATATAAATTCAAATTCGCAGAATTTAGCGAATTTTGGTTTTTAAATTCGCTAAATTTTTGTTTTTAATCCCCAAATTTATTGATTTGTTTTTTTTTTTTTTTGTAAAATACCGCTTTTGAAAATTTTTTAAAAGGAATAATATGACAGAATATGCAAAATCAGTATTTTCTGACCCAAATTTATTGAGAGAAAAATTGGCGTTGTATATAAAAACGCCAAGCAAAATTGAACTTTATGCAAAAGATTGCGAAAAATTTTTTAAAGCTGGAAATGGCGAAAAGCTAGTCATAGATGGAAGTACTTTTAGCTTTTGGGGATTTTTTGGAACTATTTTCTTTTTGATTTATAGAAAAATTTATTGGTTAGTAGGGCTGATTATAGCCTTTATTATATTGAGTGTAATCGTATTTCCTGATGCGAACGATACAGTAGATAGAGTAATAAGGATAGGCATATCTGCTTTATGTGGCGCTTTTAGTAGATACTGCGTTTGTTTAAGATTTTTAAAAATTTTAGAATTGCAAGACGATGAAATGCTTGTGAAAAAGGGTGGAGTAAATTATTTTGCTTATGTTTTACTAGTTTTATTTATTGTATTTATAATTTGGGCTTTTGGCGTGTTGAAAATTTAATATTAAAAAAAATCAATGGCAAATTTAAATAACAAATGTCGACGGTTTTAAATTTATTTAATTTTATACAAAAATATTCAAGACAGAATAGGCGTAGCAAGGTGCAAATTTAGGCAATTTTAAGCGAAGTTACCTGTGTCGGTAATGAGCGTAGGAATTGCCTAAATTTGCACCTTAATCCGTCAAGTATGGGGAATTAAAACTAGGCTAGTTTCAATTGCAAATTTAGCCAAGCAAACCTGCACCTTTTAGCTTTTGACTTCTACTTTCGGCATACACTCGTCTTCCGCCCACAACATCATACTTCCAAATCGGCGCATTTGCCTTAAAATCTTCCACAAATTCGTTGATAAGTTTTAGCGCGACTTTGCGTTTCGGGCTGATGACCGCAGCCACATACGAGCTTGTATGCACTGCTACATCGCCCTTTGCGTGGGCGAATTTTACATACGCATTTT contains the following coding sequences:
- a CDS encoding AEC family transporter; the encoded protein is MQTIVSAILSIFFLIIIGFVLKHKFYKVQKFWDILDSLTYYILMPSLLIYKIAVAKIDGSSAMMSGFLVVLIAFFIISLLSVLSNFIFKFSPSKFTSVFQGAIRYNTYIFLAIVGALYGEEGFVIAAFLMAFMIPLINIFCVCIFAIYVRKGKFSLRLTIKNIFKNPLVLACIIGICANLINLPSVIFEPFKLIGSAAVTTGLLSVGAGLKFGAIKNLKNDLFVSSFLKLALYPFLVYIGVTALNLPDFIAMVCIFFAAMPTATSSYILAGQLGGDKELMAVIITLETLLSMITIWAIYIFAR
- a CDS encoding RidA family protein yields the protein MQIISTHSAPQAIGPYSQAIIANGFLFTSGQIALKPDGSFVDGDIKAQTEQVMANLKAVLAACDTEVKNVVKTTIFLANMDDFAVVNEIYGATFSEHKPARSCVAVKTLPKGALIEIELIAKVK
- a CDS encoding DUF2628 domain-containing protein — protein: MTEYAKSVFSDPNLLREKLALYIKTPSKIELYAKDCEKFFKAGNGEKLVIDGSTFSFWGFFGTIFFLIYRKIYWLVGLIIAFIILSVIVFPDANDTVDRVIRIGISALCGAFSRYCVCLRFLKILELQDDEMLVKKGGVNYFAYVLLVLFIVFIIWAFGVLKI
- a CDS encoding molybdopterin synthase catalytic subunit — encoded protein: MELYDGSLNVNEITARWYDEIKDKNCGAFITFVGIVRAEDGIEALSFDIYEPILRSWLSEWEQKAKSQNAYVKFAHAKGDVAVHTSSYVAAVISPKRKVALKLINEFVEDFKANAPIWKYDVVGGRRVYAESRSQKLKGAGLLG